In the Candidatus Woesearchaeota archaeon genome, one interval contains:
- a CDS encoding 50S ribosome-binding GTPase: MIKKLMGWLSGFFSSQKKNIKLGIYGPPNSGKTTLANKICQDWLGQDMGSVSSIAHETREIQIKEQISIKAKDGRELLFNLVDTPGIATRIDYEDFIKSGMTEGKAKKRAKEATRGVIDAIKWLDEMDVVLVVLDAATDPYSQVNITIIGNLAARNIPVLIVANKIDLRKANMKKIQAAFPQYEVIGISAKYGKNVNEFYESLFRLAGR; this comes from the coding sequence ATGATTAAAAAATTAATGGGTTGGCTGTCTGGTTTTTTCAGTTCTCAAAAAAAGAACATTAAGCTTGGAATTTATGGTCCTCCTAATTCTGGAAAAACAACGCTTGCAAACAAGATTTGTCAGGACTGGCTTGGGCAGGACATGGGTTCTGTGTCGAGCATTGCTCATGAAACGCGTGAAATTCAGATAAAGGAGCAAATTAGCATTAAGGCAAAGGATGGAAGGGAGTTGTTGTTTAACCTTGTTGATACTCCTGGCATTGCAACAAGGATTGATTATGAAGATTTTATCAAGTCAGGAATGACTGAAGGAAAAGCAAAAAAAAGAGCAAAAGAGGCGACAAGAGGAGTGATTGATGCCATCAAATGGCTGGATGAAATGGATGTTGTGCTTGTGGTGCTTGATGCTGCAACTGATCCTTATTCGCAGGTCAACATTACAATAATAGGAAACCTTGCAGCACGCAACATTCCAGTTCTTATTGTGGCGAACAAGATTGACCTGCGTAAGGCAAATATGAAGAAAATACAGGCAGCTTTCCCGCAATATGAAGTGATTGGCATCTCTGCTAAGTACGGCAAGAACGTAAACGAGTTTTATGAATCTCTCTTCAGGCTCGCAGGAAGGTGA
- a CDS encoding DUF2073 domain-containing protein, giving the protein MVTLQFVPYTDIEQLSSVGRIRHLLNIAKQNKIVLLQGRLKKEEEAELIKVTMEEINRQFRGIELAVINPQQSQIGGFTKVKYDILGMLLGDRSGLTIIGPASVVKAISKDPNKIELYTRNAKKRKK; this is encoded by the coding sequence ATGGTCACGCTGCAATTTGTGCCATACACTGACATAGAACAACTGTCAAGTGTGGGGCGAATAAGGCATTTGCTTAACATAGCAAAGCAGAATAAGATTGTGCTTTTGCAGGGCAGGCTTAAAAAAGAAGAGGAAGCGGAATTAATCAAGGTTACAATGGAGGAGATTAATAGACAATTCAGGGGTATTGAGCTTGCAGTAATAAACCCGCAACAAAGCCAAATCGGCGGGTTCACAAAAGTAAAATACGACATCCTTGGAATGCTCCTTGGTGACAGAAGCGGACTCACAATAATAGGTCCAGCAAGTGTTGTTAAAGCAATATCAAAAGACCCAAACAAGATAGAATTATACACCAGA